In one window of Lacticaseibacillus casei DSM 20011 = JCM 1134 = ATCC 393 DNA:
- a CDS encoding MarR family winged helix-turn-helix transcriptional regulator has translation MSQKPSVKRINDKLIRVYSDILRMEEEELRKSQFRDLGIKEMHTIDAIGIHATPSSSDVAKKLHVTQGTLSVAINNLARKGYVERLHLESDKRVVNLRLSRKGRLMYRAHLAFHQKMVASFVKGFTEPQIELIERALDNLNEFIDEYRH, from the coding sequence ATGTCCCAAAAGCCAAGCGTCAAGCGGATTAATGATAAACTCATTCGCGTTTATTCAGATATCCTACGAATGGAAGAAGAGGAACTGCGCAAAAGTCAGTTCCGGGATTTAGGTATTAAAGAAATGCACACCATTGATGCGATTGGTATTCATGCGACACCCAGCTCAAGTGATGTGGCCAAAAAGCTGCATGTGACGCAAGGAACCCTAAGTGTGGCGATTAACAATCTGGCACGCAAAGGGTATGTCGAACGACTGCATCTTGAGTCGGACAAACGGGTCGTGAATCTGCGACTTAGCCGCAAAGGGCGCCTAATGTATCGCGCCCACCTTGCCTTTCACCAGAAAATGGTTGCAAGTTTTGTTAAAGGATTTACCGAGCCGCAAATCGAGTTGATCGAACGCGCGCTGGATAATCTCAATGAATTTATTGACGAATATCGTCATTAG
- a CDS encoding 3-hydroxyacyl-ACP dehydratase FabZ family protein, producing MTTLDTSTIQTLIPNRYPLFYIDRVSELVPDESIVAEKYVSVAEDHLVAYLPGELTMPPTLIIETLAQAASILILKSPKFAGKTAYLASIGKTEFLKPVPTGSVLTLAVKMGKVRANMGVVTTTASIGDELVCHAELHFVVEANA from the coding sequence ATGACAACTTTGGATACCTCAACCATACAGACGCTGATTCCGAATCGTTATCCTTTGTTCTATATCGATCGGGTCTCCGAACTAGTACCGGATGAATCCATTGTCGCGGAGAAGTATGTCAGCGTGGCAGAGGATCATCTGGTTGCTTATCTGCCGGGCGAGTTAACCATGCCGCCGACGTTGATTATTGAGACGCTGGCCCAAGCGGCATCAATCCTGATTTTGAAATCACCAAAGTTTGCCGGTAAAACCGCTTATCTGGCAAGTATCGGCAAAACAGAATTCCTGAAGCCTGTCCCGACTGGTAGCGTTTTGACGCTGGCAGTCAAAATGGGCAAGGTTCGGGCGAACATGGGGGTGGTCACCACGACCGCCAGTATCGGTGATGAGCTCGTCTGCCACGCAGAATTGCATTTTGTGGTAGAAGCAAATGCTTAG
- a CDS encoding alpha/beta fold hydrolase, whose translation MTQPILEHDSVAFQAARNAENQLWADFNLKPKARWFKLPPDDLRVRVLEFGHGDPVLIIPGNTGDPYPFAPLLPQLAGYHLFVLARPGGGLSDGFDHEQVDVHQFAVDLIGQIMDKLDLKSAPIIAHSMGAHWATWFALVHPERVDQLILLGNPGRMLMTKTPGVLKMAMMPGLGQWFMKRQIPKSAKRAWGPLHRMGTDPVAVSKLPQSFAACVYAFDHLPNYAVSTLSLLRSMNSEKNHNGLGEDQLRHLSVPTTLIWGTNDALARPELGQEIAAVVQHGELVTINGAGHEPWIDDPEKVGTIIRLKLKDSRLRAALSRR comes from the coding sequence GTGACGCAACCGATTCTTGAACATGATTCAGTCGCTTTTCAGGCAGCGCGCAACGCCGAAAACCAGCTATGGGCCGATTTTAACCTGAAACCCAAGGCGCGTTGGTTTAAATTGCCACCAGACGATTTGCGAGTCAGAGTGCTTGAATTCGGCCATGGGGATCCTGTGCTTATCATTCCCGGCAATACCGGCGATCCTTACCCGTTTGCGCCGCTTTTACCGCAACTGGCCGGTTATCACTTGTTTGTGCTGGCACGGCCAGGTGGGGGCTTAAGTGACGGATTTGATCATGAACAGGTGGATGTACACCAATTTGCAGTCGATTTAATCGGCCAAATCATGGACAAGCTTGACTTGAAATCGGCGCCGATTATTGCGCATTCCATGGGCGCACATTGGGCAACTTGGTTTGCATTGGTGCATCCAGAACGCGTTGACCAGCTGATTCTTTTAGGCAATCCGGGGCGGATGTTAATGACCAAAACGCCTGGTGTGCTCAAGATGGCGATGATGCCGGGCTTGGGGCAGTGGTTTATGAAGCGCCAGATCCCAAAATCTGCCAAGCGCGCATGGGGACCGCTTCACCGCATGGGCACTGATCCAGTGGCGGTCAGCAAGTTGCCGCAAAGCTTTGCCGCGTGCGTCTACGCCTTTGACCACTTACCGAATTACGCGGTATCGACCTTGTCCTTGTTGCGCAGCATGAATTCAGAGAAAAACCATAATGGCCTTGGCGAAGACCAACTACGGCACCTTTCCGTACCCACCACCCTTATTTGGGGCACGAATGACGCGCTTGCAAGGCCAGAGTTAGGTCAGGAAATTGCGGCAGTGGTGCAACATGGCGAACTGGTGACCATTAATGGTGCTGGCCATGAGCCGTGGATCGACGACCCCGAAAAAGTGGGCACCATTATTCGCTTGAAGTTGAAGGATAGTCGGTTGCGCGCTGCACTTAGCCGCCGGTAA
- a CDS encoding iron-containing alcohol dehydrogenase, with protein sequence MKNFRFKNPTDIRFGTGRLDVELHDAVSQFGSRVLFVYGGHSIKKSGLYDTVKGLLADLQLTELPGIEPNPKIASIREGQKLVKDNDVEVVLAVGGGSVIDAAKVIASAKFYDGDPWDLVKDRGVTRHKLPQLPVVDILTLAATGSEMNSGSVISNPETHEKLGTNGPNTPAVSFLDPTLTYTVPHRQTAAGSMDIFSHLLEQYFDRSKNNDASKGMMEGLMRTVIKWAPIAVKEPDNFDARANLMWSATMALNGVMSVANENGWTVHSLEHELSAYYDITHGVGLGILTPRWMEYALTKDSTTAEMFARFGRHVWDLEGDETYAVAQAAIDETFDWIQHLGFPMTLPEVGIADERHFDAMATAAVANARLETRAYVPLSEEDVKAIYQAAMTDGLTA encoded by the coding sequence GTGAAGAACTTTCGGTTTAAAAATCCCACTGACATTCGCTTTGGGACAGGGCGGCTTGACGTTGAACTGCACGATGCTGTGAGTCAATTTGGTTCGCGGGTTCTTTTTGTTTATGGCGGACACTCAATCAAAAAATCCGGACTTTACGATACGGTAAAAGGTTTGCTCGCAGATTTGCAACTTACCGAATTGCCGGGGATTGAACCCAATCCTAAAATTGCTTCGATTCGCGAAGGCCAGAAATTGGTTAAAGATAACGACGTCGAAGTGGTGCTGGCAGTCGGCGGCGGCTCGGTAATTGACGCAGCCAAGGTCATCGCCAGCGCGAAGTTTTATGACGGCGACCCATGGGACTTGGTCAAAGATCGCGGTGTGACCCGGCACAAGTTGCCACAGTTACCGGTCGTGGACATTTTGACCTTAGCCGCAACCGGCAGTGAAATGAATAGTGGTTCGGTCATTTCCAATCCGGAAACCCATGAAAAGCTTGGCACCAACGGACCGAATACCCCAGCGGTGTCGTTTCTTGATCCAACACTGACTTATACCGTTCCGCATCGCCAAACCGCAGCCGGTTCGATGGATATTTTCAGTCATTTGCTTGAACAGTATTTTGATCGCTCTAAAAACAATGACGCTAGCAAAGGTATGATGGAAGGCCTCATGCGAACGGTGATTAAGTGGGCCCCGATTGCGGTTAAAGAGCCGGACAATTTCGATGCGCGCGCTAATTTGATGTGGAGTGCGACGATGGCACTTAATGGTGTCATGAGCGTTGCCAACGAAAATGGTTGGACCGTGCACAGCCTTGAACACGAGTTGTCGGCTTATTATGATATTACGCATGGTGTCGGTCTGGGTATTTTAACCCCGCGGTGGATGGAATATGCGTTGACCAAGGATTCGACAACGGCCGAGATGTTTGCCCGCTTTGGTCGCCATGTCTGGGATCTTGAAGGGGACGAAACTTATGCCGTTGCGCAAGCGGCAATTGACGAGACCTTTGACTGGATCCAGCATTTAGGCTTTCCGATGACACTGCCGGAAGTCGGCATTGCCGATGAACGCCACTTTGATGCGATGGCGACGGCTGCTGTGGCCAATGCCAGACTCGAGACACGTGCGTATGTGCCGTTGTCGGAAGAAGATGTCAAAGCCATTTATCAAGCCGCGATGACTGACGGCTTAACGGCATAG
- a CDS encoding rhodanese-like domain-containing protein, which produces MEQAKIDLLKTYLSLYIDHFTVLKALNAGDDTYEILDVRNAPAQAKKVQIKGAHALPVKDLASQVDQLDHDKTYVVYDWTAGTTLGKQALLILLTHGFKAFELAGALEGWRGMNLPVEPVQ; this is translated from the coding sequence ATGGAACAAGCTAAAATTGATTTGCTAAAAACATACCTAAGTCTTTATATCGACCATTTCACCGTCCTTAAAGCCTTGAACGCGGGAGACGACACCTATGAAATCTTGGATGTTCGAAATGCTCCAGCTCAAGCAAAGAAAGTTCAAATTAAAGGGGCACATGCGTTACCTGTAAAAGATCTCGCAAGTCAGGTTGATCAACTCGATCATGACAAAACATATGTCGTTTACGACTGGACAGCCGGGACGACTTTGGGCAAACAAGCCCTGCTTATTTTACTGACGCACGGCTTTAAAGCATTTGAACTCGCAGGTGCCCTAGAAGGATGGCGAGGGATGAACTTGCCAGTTGAACCGGTTCAATAA
- a CDS encoding MarR family winged helix-turn-helix transcriptional regulator, whose amino-acid sequence MSFDFTDRPDAHRLELMRKAYPDVDTQSVLTFLNFRACFRAVAADYQRVLDRFGLTESRFLILMFLYHNQPQALGITTLATKLGATKATTSKLVRGMVKSGLVEKVSTAADKRATLIQMTHAGAELLDRFLPVNYQAVNHLFRHLTHDEQVQLNHLLDKLLPDTQ is encoded by the coding sequence GTGAGTTTTGACTTTACTGACCGACCGGATGCACATCGGCTTGAGCTTATGCGCAAAGCTTATCCCGATGTAGATACGCAATCGGTTTTAACTTTTTTGAATTTTCGTGCCTGTTTTCGTGCAGTTGCTGCCGATTACCAACGGGTTTTGGATCGCTTTGGTTTGACTGAGTCGCGATTTTTGATTTTAATGTTTCTTTATCACAATCAGCCACAGGCGTTGGGTATTACAACGTTGGCAACCAAACTTGGTGCAACAAAGGCGACGACCAGCAAACTGGTCAGAGGAATGGTCAAAAGCGGCTTGGTTGAAAAAGTATCAACAGCTGCAGACAAACGCGCAACGCTTATACAGATGACACATGCAGGTGCGGAATTGCTCGATCGGTTTTTACCGGTGAATTATCAAGCTGTCAATCACCTATTCAGACATTTGACTCACGATGAACAGGTTCAACTCAATCATTTATTGGATAAGTTATTGCCAGATACGCAATAA
- a CDS encoding MarR family winged helix-turn-helix transcriptional regulator, whose translation MQTDSNISGLIYQLAKLQKYFLNQHLSDLDLNSDQAKVLTFVAAHPGTNQRQISIDLSRGPASVSNLVKRLIQQGLLEKQMAPHSDRERQLFLTEAGKATATEVHELFQVLEKAFATNVKDPEALTQTLKQLLVALQ comes from the coding sequence ATGCAAACCGATTCGAATATTTCCGGCCTAATTTATCAGCTGGCAAAGCTACAGAAGTACTTTTTGAACCAGCACTTAAGCGATCTCGACTTAAATAGTGATCAAGCCAAGGTATTGACGTTTGTCGCCGCTCATCCTGGCACGAACCAACGCCAAATCAGTATCGACTTGAGCCGCGGGCCAGCCAGCGTGTCTAACTTGGTGAAACGATTGATCCAACAAGGCTTGCTGGAAAAGCAAATGGCGCCGCACAGTGATCGTGAGCGGCAACTCTTTTTAACCGAAGCGGGCAAAGCCACGGCGACAGAAGTCCACGAGCTATTTCAGGTGCTCGAAAAAGCTTTTGCGACGAACGTTAAGGACCCTGAAGCACTGACGCAGACGCTAAAGCAACTTTTAGTAGCTTTACAGTGA
- a CDS encoding zinc-ribbon domain-containing protein — protein MAFCPNCGAQVSADETFCHQCGFNLAQYRAQHQGTTGAENGSSNASSTGPTQQPTGQGAVPPNSRRQRSNGSAPNGPRRPWLMVSLVLAAAVIVVIAVLFFQNQSQQTQEAAASSASASAANASSASFASASAESLQAAASSSLAASQEAASESLANASESAAAESYESTTTTGGSDLSNRQVAKMAADLDDFDLDEYRVEVTSPATNMKEVDVYDKDDGELHNKYRYDEIHDQMSKYDDDSGKWELIQDDDD, from the coding sequence ATGGCGTTTTGTCCAAATTGCGGCGCGCAAGTTAGCGCCGACGAAACATTTTGTCATCAATGCGGGTTTAATCTTGCCCAGTATCGGGCGCAACATCAGGGAACAACGGGCGCAGAAAATGGCTCATCCAATGCATCTTCAACCGGTCCAACGCAACAGCCAACAGGGCAAGGGGCAGTGCCGCCAAACTCAAGACGGCAGCGTAGTAATGGCAGTGCGCCAAATGGGCCGCGCCGCCCTTGGCTGATGGTCAGTTTGGTTCTGGCCGCGGCGGTTATCGTTGTCATCGCAGTATTATTTTTCCAGAATCAAAGTCAGCAAACGCAAGAAGCTGCTGCCAGTTCAGCCAGTGCCTCAGCGGCGAATGCTTCGTCAGCTTCATTTGCCTCAGCGTCTGCAGAATCTTTGCAGGCGGCGGCATCGAGTTCACTCGCGGCATCGCAAGAAGCAGCCAGTGAATCACTTGCCAACGCGAGTGAATCGGCAGCAGCGGAGAGTTACGAAAGTACTACAACAACGGGCGGCAGTGATTTGAGTAATCGCCAAGTTGCCAAAATGGCTGCGGATCTCGACGATTTTGACCTTGATGAGTATCGGGTGGAAGTAACGTCACCTGCGACCAATATGAAAGAAGTCGATGTTTACGACAAAGATGATGGTGAGTTGCATAACAAATACCGTTATGACGAAATTCATGATCAGATGAGCAAGTATGACGATGATTCCGGTAAGTGGGAACTGATTCAAGACGATGACGATTAA
- a CDS encoding MarR family winged helix-turn-helix transcriptional regulator, translated as MTQTSEALLKAFGQLIQKRPFMGAVASSLRFGDRQRQPNQLRLLRLLDQKGEMTNSDLVEALDIRPSSVSALVQKLEELGLISRHESETDKRVQLIGLTDDGRKFIETTGKLRTDLPDQIFSGLSEEEQAELLKLINKLSEDLANRDDLSWPEGKQFDDMRIWAERFHHGHHGPRRGYPGSFSAGGPRGFDRRF; from the coding sequence ATGACACAAACATCAGAAGCATTATTAAAAGCATTCGGCCAATTAATCCAAAAGCGGCCGTTCATGGGTGCCGTTGCCAGCAGCTTACGGTTTGGCGATCGTCAGCGGCAACCGAACCAGCTGCGATTGTTGCGCTTGCTGGATCAAAAAGGTGAGATGACCAACTCGGACTTGGTAGAGGCTTTGGATATTCGTCCTAGCTCGGTTTCTGCGTTAGTGCAGAAGTTAGAGGAACTTGGCCTGATCAGTCGCCACGAGTCGGAAACTGACAAGCGGGTGCAACTGATCGGGCTCACAGATGACGGTCGCAAGTTTATTGAAACCACCGGTAAGCTTCGAACCGATTTGCCTGATCAAATCTTCAGCGGCTTGTCTGAAGAAGAACAGGCTGAATTATTGAAGCTAATCAACAAACTATCGGAAGATCTCGCCAACCGCGATGATTTGAGCTGGCCGGAAGGTAAACAGTTCGATGATATGCGGATTTGGGCAGAACGGTTCCATCACGGTCATCATGGCCCTCGCCGCGGCTATCCTGGGAGTTTTAGCGCTGGCGGTCCGCGGGGCTTTGATCGGCGGTTCTAG
- a CDS encoding NUDIX hydrolase has protein sequence MANYIKEIRSKVGHMPIFLNAVAGAVVNDQGQLLLQQRTDAGNWSVPGGMMEYGESFLETLKREMKEDSGLLVEPIKVLHTFDRGFTTYPNGDQAQIVCRFYLVNPIGGSLEDADPKETLALRYFDFDDLPPLFSQQTRDMIDCVRDYLKTQAK, from the coding sequence GTGGCAAACTATATTAAAGAAATTCGCAGCAAGGTCGGGCATATGCCTATTTTTCTCAATGCAGTGGCTGGTGCGGTTGTTAACGATCAGGGGCAGTTATTGTTGCAACAGCGGACCGATGCCGGTAATTGGAGCGTCCCCGGCGGCATGATGGAATATGGCGAGTCGTTTCTTGAGACGCTCAAACGCGAGATGAAGGAAGATTCCGGTCTGCTGGTTGAGCCGATCAAGGTCCTGCATACCTTCGATCGCGGGTTTACGACTTACCCGAATGGCGATCAGGCGCAGATTGTCTGTCGGTTTTATCTGGTCAATCCGATTGGCGGAAGCTTGGAGGATGCCGACCCTAAGGAAACCTTGGCTCTACGGTATTTTGATTTTGATGATTTACCGCCATTGTTTAGTCAGCAGACGCGTGACATGATCGATTGCGTCCGGGATTACTTGAAAACACAGGCCAAATAA
- a CDS encoding MFS transporter, with translation MLNAEKAKPKTGWILFLTSLGFFMSMMDSMIVTTASTAIRSDFSISVDQLQWALNAYNIAIAAVLLVGVAIGDRLGHRKVYELGLLIFVIGSILCALSGNIMSLIVARVVEGVGASVITPMSMAILTANVPVESRGKALGIWSGIGGLALIVGPALGGIIVAKIAWQWIFWINVPIGLICILLSQQKLPETKAGSQKINVLDSLLVVLTSAGLIWALSASKSVKIPTAAIIVAVLSVLFALLLVWRQKREDFPLIPLSFFQRWQFTGANLATALLYAAMYGVVFFLPQFFQVVGHVNAMIAGMEMLPWTGMLVLVAPFAGRAVDRFGEQLIAIVGLFLQGLGYLLIGLIVHDGYTYSLTIVPLGLAGIGLSMAGPALQKAVLGAVSPKNLGKASGLYNMFRLFGGAIGVTISVLIFYAIGSADTSLEFSRGFQAAMIGAGGLSLIGILSALRWRQNA, from the coding sequence ATGTTAAATGCTGAAAAGGCAAAACCAAAGACAGGTTGGATCTTATTTTTGACATCGCTTGGCTTTTTTATGTCAATGATGGATTCAATGATTGTGACGACTGCTTCAACGGCTATTAGGAGTGACTTTTCTATTTCTGTTGATCAGTTGCAGTGGGCTTTAAATGCCTATAATATTGCGATTGCTGCCGTATTACTGGTCGGTGTGGCGATAGGCGATCGGCTCGGACATCGCAAAGTTTATGAACTGGGGCTACTCATCTTTGTTATTGGATCGATTCTCTGCGCCTTGTCCGGGAATATTATGTCGTTGATTGTTGCCCGGGTTGTTGAAGGTGTTGGCGCATCGGTTATCACGCCGATGTCAATGGCCATCTTAACAGCAAACGTACCAGTGGAAAGCCGCGGCAAGGCGTTAGGTATTTGGAGCGGCATTGGCGGACTGGCGCTTATTGTCGGACCGGCATTAGGTGGAATTATCGTCGCCAAGATTGCGTGGCAGTGGATCTTCTGGATTAATGTGCCAATTGGCTTAATTTGCATCTTATTATCACAACAGAAGCTTCCTGAAACCAAAGCCGGATCCCAAAAGATCAATGTCCTTGACTCACTTTTAGTGGTTTTAACTTCAGCAGGTCTGATTTGGGCGCTTTCGGCAAGTAAATCAGTCAAAATCCCTACAGCAGCTATCATTGTGGCAGTTTTGAGTGTTTTATTTGCGTTGTTACTCGTATGGCGACAAAAACGCGAAGACTTTCCCTTGATTCCTTTAAGTTTTTTCCAGCGGTGGCAATTTACCGGTGCTAATCTTGCAACGGCGCTTCTATATGCCGCAATGTATGGGGTCGTGTTCTTCCTTCCTCAATTTTTCCAGGTGGTTGGACATGTCAATGCGATGATTGCCGGAATGGAAATGCTGCCATGGACGGGCATGCTGGTTCTTGTTGCCCCGTTTGCGGGTCGCGCCGTGGATCGCTTTGGAGAACAGCTCATTGCGATCGTTGGGCTATTTCTGCAAGGGCTTGGTTATTTGCTTATTGGGTTAATCGTTCACGATGGTTATACATATAGTCTAACGATCGTGCCGCTTGGTCTGGCAGGTATTGGTCTTTCAATGGCAGGGCCAGCATTGCAAAAAGCAGTCTTGGGTGCTGTCAGCCCAAAGAATCTGGGAAAAGCTTCAGGTTTGTACAATATGTTTCGACTGTTTGGCGGTGCCATTGGGGTCACCATTTCAGTTTTGATTTTCTATGCAATTGGCAGTGCAGACACATCGCTCGAATTTTCCAGAGGGTTTCAAGCGGCTATGATCGGCGCGGGCGGACTTTCGTTAATCGGTATTTTGTCCGCATTAAGATGGCGTCAGAATGCTTAA
- a CDS encoding ArsR/SmtB family transcription factor, translated as MIIELSSAQVDEIQVKVFKALADPVRLAIIRYLKKVNKEVTCGEVGEAIKMSKSAGSYHFRLLREAGLTKTRKSSREKYVSLNAENFDLYVTNFYKNL; from the coding sequence ATGATTATTGAACTAAGTAGCGCGCAAGTTGATGAAATTCAGGTTAAGGTTTTTAAAGCATTGGCTGATCCAGTTAGACTGGCCATTATTCGCTATTTAAAAAAGGTGAACAAGGAGGTCACCTGTGGCGAAGTCGGTGAGGCAATTAAAATGAGCAAGTCGGCGGGATCCTATCATTTTCGCTTGTTACGTGAAGCCGGATTGACGAAGACACGAAAATCTTCACGCGAGAAGTACGTTTCGCTTAATGCTGAAAATTTTGATCTCTATGTAACAAATTTTTACAAAAATTTGTAG
- a CDS encoding 2,3-diphosphoglycerate-dependent phosphoglycerate mutase, which translates to MAKLVLIRHGQSEWNLSNQFTGWVDVDLSEKGVEEAKHAGQLVKQAGLEFDQAYTSVLTRAIKTLHYVLEESGQLWIPEMKTWRLNERHYGALQGLNKKETADKYGADQVHIWRRSYDVLPPLLKATDEGSAAKDRRYANLDPRIIPGGENLKVTLERVIPFWEDHIAPDLLDGKNVVIAAHGNSLRALTKYIENISDADIMNLEMATGEPVVYDFDEKLNVNSKTKLN; encoded by the coding sequence ATGGCGAAATTAGTATTGATCCGTCACGGGCAAAGTGAATGGAACCTGTCCAACCAATTCACCGGCTGGGTGGATGTTGATCTGAGTGAAAAAGGTGTCGAAGAAGCAAAGCATGCTGGGCAATTGGTCAAGCAAGCCGGGCTTGAATTCGATCAGGCTTACACCTCAGTCTTAACCCGTGCGATCAAGACCCTGCACTACGTCTTGGAAGAATCCGGCCAATTGTGGATTCCGGAAATGAAGACCTGGCGTCTGAACGAACGTCACTATGGCGCATTACAAGGCTTGAACAAGAAGGAAACGGCTGATAAATATGGCGCCGACCAAGTTCACATCTGGCGCCGTTCGTACGACGTTTTGCCACCATTGTTGAAAGCAACCGATGAAGGCTCCGCTGCTAAGGATCGTCGTTATGCTAACCTTGATCCGCGGATCATTCCTGGCGGCGAAAACCTGAAAGTTACGCTGGAACGGGTTATCCCATTCTGGGAAGACCATATCGCACCGGATCTGTTAGATGGCAAGAACGTTGTCATTGCCGCACATGGTAACTCACTGCGCGCTTTGACCAAGTACATCGAAAACATTTCCGACGCTGACATCATGAACTTGGAAATGGCAACTGGCGAACCGGTTGTTTATGACTTTGATGAAAAGTTGAACGTTAACAGCAAGACCAAGTTGAATTAA
- a CDS encoding zinc ribbon domain-containing protein, producing the protein MFKICPNCGAHNLVTANFCVKCGTNLADVAVAQEQADTASHTAPAEKPATSSASQSAAPISAAKEAVKDETANSVSTTATQSTAANPSQTPHKPATSTATASTNTNTNSGAENSQTVAQTPAAPKQPNPTVEAGKQYAGSYWRYLVDSIKHPAQIDQSYHPYFGFTSLAITIISLALTIALRVSSTLSSLPGGVANIVLSTFIKLFVMVAILAVAIIAIYYLAIRGILGDRRRNFFEFTTAYAFHANWMVFFSLFTLLMQIVGLINVGSAMLLTLLVALSLGLFLLAGPYMLFTAQPTNQFDKIYAYLIASALLFLVFMVVGMLGLSSIISSLYQGINDIGRSFNY; encoded by the coding sequence ATGTTCAAAATATGTCCTAATTGCGGTGCCCATAACCTGGTAACCGCCAACTTCTGTGTCAAATGTGGTACTAATTTAGCTGACGTTGCGGTAGCACAAGAACAAGCTGATACGGCATCTCATACTGCACCTGCTGAAAAGCCGGCCACAAGTTCAGCCAGTCAGTCTGCCGCACCAATTTCAGCTGCAAAAGAAGCGGTGAAGGATGAAACGGCCAATTCAGTCTCAACAACAGCAACACAAAGCACTGCTGCCAATCCTTCTCAGACACCGCACAAGCCGGCAACTTCAACGGCAACTGCATCAACCAATACAAATACGAATTCTGGCGCCGAGAACAGTCAAACGGTCGCACAGACACCAGCAGCACCCAAACAGCCGAATCCAACGGTTGAAGCAGGCAAACAGTACGCTGGCAGTTACTGGCGTTATCTAGTTGACAGCATCAAGCATCCGGCGCAGATTGATCAGTCTTATCACCCTTATTTTGGCTTCACCAGTTTGGCTATTACCATTATCAGTCTGGCCTTGACGATCGCGTTGCGGGTTAGCAGTACGCTATCGTCACTTCCGGGTGGCGTTGCCAATATCGTTTTGAGCACCTTCATCAAACTGTTTGTCATGGTCGCCATTCTTGCAGTTGCCATTATTGCGATTTATTATCTGGCGATCCGCGGCATTCTGGGCGATCGGCGCCGCAATTTTTTTGAGTTCACTACCGCCTATGCCTTCCACGCTAACTGGATGGTGTTCTTCTCGCTTTTCACGCTGCTGATGCAGATCGTGGGTCTTATCAACGTCGGATCGGCAATGCTGCTCACCTTGCTCGTTGCATTAAGCCTCGGGCTCTTCCTCTTGGCCGGCCCCTATATGCTATTCACCGCGCAACCAACAAATCAGTTCGATAAAATCTACGCATACTTAATTGCCAGCGCTCTGCTCTTCCTAGTCTTCATGGTGGTTGGCATGCTCGGACTCTCAAGTATCATTAGCAGCCTTTACCAAGGCATCAACGATATTGGCCGCTCATTCAACTACTAA